The segment AAGATGGCCCATATAGAGGTTCTGAGAGAAGGAACGATGGTGCTGTTTGACTACCTTCACCGGGATGCCCTGCTTGGGAATGCGAAGATCTTTCAGGTGGGACAGCTGGGAGAGGTAAGAAGGCAGGAGGAAGCAGAAGTATAGAGGCGCCGGACAAACGCAGCTCACAGACAGAGAAAATAAAGAAATTGCACGAAAAAGGGGAACAGACAGTTTGAAAAGGGAAACGAAAGCACAGAGAGAGGAGAGGGTAGCGCGTATTCTGGGGCTGCTTGACCAGGAGTACGGGACGGAGTACCGCTGCTATCTGAACCATGAAACGCCGTGGCAGCTTTTAATTGCTGTCATTATGAGCGCCCAGTGTACAGACGCCAGGGTGAATCTGGTGACGGAGAAGCTGTTTAAAAAGTACGACACACTGGAAAAATTTGCAGCGGCAGATATCCGGGAGCTGGAACAGGACATCCACTCCATTGGATTTTACCACTCCAAGGCAAGGAATATCATCGCGTGCTGCAGAGCCTTAGTGGAGCAGTTTGGGGGAAGAGTTCCGGAAACCATGGAGGAGCTGACCTCCCTGGCGGGAGTGGGCAGAAAGACTGCCAACGTGATCCGGGGAAACATCTACAATGAGCCGAGCATTGTGGTGGACACCCACGTAAAGCGGATCTCCAGGAAGCTGGGGCTTACGAAGGAGGAGGATCCGGAAAAAATCGAGTATGCCCTCATGAAGGTGCTGCCAAGGGATCACTGGATCCTCTGGAATATTCACATCATCACCCTGGGCAGGACCATCTGTACGGCCAGAAACCCCAGGTGCAGGGAGTGCTTTTTAAGATACGACTGCCCCAGCGCCGGCGTCATCCCCGTCCCTGCCTCTCCAGGCTCCGCCGGCAGGAGGAAAGGCACATCTGAAAAAGGAGAGGGCAGGAAAAATGCCTCTGGAAAGCGTACCGCCAGAGAACAGGCAGAACAAAAAAATACAGGCAGGAAAAAATCAGATGGAAGAAAAGAATCAAAAGACAGCTGACCCGGTTTCTTTCGGGGATTCCTACGCGGCCATTGACCTGGAAACCACAGGTCTTGATCCGAAGCGCGACAAGATTATCGAGGTGGGCGCCTGTCTGGTAGAGCAGGGAAAGGTGAAAAGGGAGCTTTCATTTCTTATTAATCCCCACAGGGAGATCTCAGAGCGGGTGGAACTCCTCACAGGAATTACAGGCAGGATGGTAGAGCATGCGCCAGGAATCGAGGAGGTGATAGGGGAGATCGCTGCCTTTGTAGGAGAGCTTCCCCTGTTAGGCCACCATGTCATCTTCGACTACAGCTTTTTAAAGCATGCGGCGGTGAATGCCGGGCTTCCTTTTGAAAAGAACGGCATAGATACCCTCTCCCTCTGCCGGCGTTTTATGCCGCCGGAGGAGAAAAAGAACCTGTCAGCCGCCTGCGGCTGGTTTCAGATTCCCCGGGAAACGGCTCACAGGGCGCTGGCAGACGCAAAAGCTGCCCACCTTCTCTACCAAAGTCTCAGAGACTGCCACTTTCAGGAAAATGAAGAGGCCTTTGCTGCAAAACCTCTGATTTACAAAGTAAAAAGAGAGCAGCCGGCCTCAAAAAGACAAAAAGAAGGCTTGCGGGAATTAGCAAAATATCATAGAATAAATCTATCTGTTGACATAGAGTATCTGACGCGCAGTGAAGCGTCCAGGCTCACAGATAAAATCATACTTAACTATGGAAGAATGAAAAAGAGGTGAGATATATGTTTATGGGGAATAATAAATCAAAAAAAATCTTCACTACAGTGATGGTTGTCATTATTCTCGTAACCATGGTAGGAGGAACCGTGATTGCAGGTCTGTCCTCGTTATTCTAGGCAGAGGGAGTTTGGAAAGTATGAAAGGGAATGTTCGGATTGCCGGTCTGGCAGCTCTGCTGTCAGCCGGAATTTTATTTATTGCGCCGCAGGACGCAGCCGCCGGAGTTCTTCCCCAGGGATTTTCGGTGAGCGGATCCGGGGAGAAGAGCTTCGACCTTTCCGGCATGACGGCCAGCGAGGCGGAGGCGGAGCTGGAAACTTATGTTAATTCACTGGCAGGACAGCAGGTTTCCATTGCCATAGACGGAAACAGCCTGGCCTCCACAGCGGCAGATCTGGGTTTTTACTGGGAGAACAGGGAGGAGATCGGCGCAGAGCTGGAGAAATACGCTGGCGGCAACCTTCTGGAGCGGTTTGTCCATGTGAAGGAGCTGGAAGACGGCGGCGCCGGCCTGTCTGTGGAGACGTCGCTTGATGACGGAAAGCTGCAGGCTTTTGTAAATGACAACTGCGCCCCCTATGTAAGGGAGGCGAAGGATGCCTCTGTTTCCAGGGAGAACGGGGCCTTTGTCATCACAGATGAGGTGACAGGGCTTGCCGTAGATTTGGAGGCCACGAAGGCGGCTCTCGATGAGGCGTTAAATCAGGGGCTTTCCGAGGGCGTATCGGTGGAGGCCGTGGTGACAGAAACACAGCCCCGCATCAGGCGCGCGGATCTGGAAACCATCTCTGACGTGCTGGGAACCTTCAGCACGAATTTTAACGCAGGTGACAGGTCGAGAACCCAGAATTTAAAGACCGGGGCGGCCAAGATAAACGGAGCAGTGCTGATGCCGGGGGATCAGTTTTCCGCCTATGAGTATCTGACACCGTTCACCATAGAGAATGGCTATGCAGCCGCCGGTTCCTATGAGAACGGCCGGACGGTGGATTCCATCGGCGGCGGTGCCTGCCAGCTGTGTACGACCCTGTATAATGCAGTCCTTCGGGCTGAGCTGGAGGTGACCCAGAGACAGAACCACTCCATGACCGTGGGGTATGTGAAACCATCTGAGGACGCGGCCATTGCCGGAACCTACAAGGACCTGAAATTTAAGAATAACTATGAGACTCCGATTTATATTGAAGGAAGCGTTTCCGGAAGTACACTTACTTTTACAGCCTATGGCAAGGAGACGAGGCCTGCAAACCGCACCATTGAGTTCGTGTCAGAGACACTGGGAACGATTGATCCCGGCGCCCCCACAGAGAAGGTGGACAATTCCCTGGCGCCCGGAGCAAGGGTGAAGGAGTCCTCCGGCCATATCGGGAAGAAGTCAAGGCTCTGGAAGGTGGTCTATGTGGACGGAGTGGAGACAGAAAGAGAGATTCTCCACACGGATACCTACATGGCTTCCAAGGCGGTGTACCGTATCGGCCCGGCAGCTCCGGCAGTGACAGAACCGACCGTTCCGGCAGAGACACAGCCGGCGCAGACGCAGCCGGCAGAGACGCAGCCGGCAGGCCCGGCAAGCGACTCCCAGGGCCCGGCAGGAGAGGCGGTAAGCCCTGTTTCACCTGCGCCTGACGGGGCAGCCCAGAGTCCGGCGGCTCCGCCCTCAGATCCTGTAAGCCCGGCGGCTTAGAGGAAGGGGAGGAAAGGCATGAACAGACATCACAGCAGAGAAGAAAAAAAGAGGCCCGGCTTTCTTAAGCCGGGCCAGGATTTAATTGTGGCGGGAAGCATCGGTCTCACCGGCGCCGCAGCAGCTGCGAGGGCCGGTGAGAAGGCTCTCAGGGAACGTTTTTCCGCTTCCTATGCAGAGCGGCTTTTAAGCCTTGACAAAGATGCAGAAAACTTTGCGCAG is part of the Clostridium sp. M62/1 genome and harbors:
- a CDS encoding PolC-type DNA polymerase III, which codes for MEEKNQKTADPVSFGDSYAAIDLETTGLDPKRDKIIEVGACLVEQGKVKRELSFLINPHREISERVELLTGITGRMVEHAPGIEEVIGEIAAFVGELPLLGHHVIFDYSFLKHAAVNAGLPFEKNGIDTLSLCRRFMPPEEKKNLSAACGWFQIPRETAHRALADAKAAHLLYQSLRDCHFQENEEAFAAKPLIYKVKREQPASKRQKEGLRELAKYHRINLSVDIEYLTRSEASRLTDKIILNYGRMKKR
- a CDS encoding VanW family protein; protein product: MKGNVRIAGLAALLSAGILFIAPQDAAAGVLPQGFSVSGSGEKSFDLSGMTASEAEAELETYVNSLAGQQVSIAIDGNSLASTAADLGFYWENREEIGAELEKYAGGNLLERFVHVKELEDGGAGLSVETSLDDGKLQAFVNDNCAPYVREAKDASVSRENGAFVITDEVTGLAVDLEATKAALDEALNQGLSEGVSVEAVVTETQPRIRRADLETISDVLGTFSTNFNAGDRSRTQNLKTGAAKINGAVLMPGDQFSAYEYLTPFTIENGYAAAGSYENGRTVDSIGGGACQLCTTLYNAVLRAELEVTQRQNHSMTVGYVKPSEDAAIAGTYKDLKFKNNYETPIYIEGSVSGSTLTFTAYGKETRPANRTIEFVSETLGTIDPGAPTEKVDNSLAPGARVKESSGHIGKKSRLWKVVYVDGVETEREILHTDTYMASKAVYRIGPAAPAVTEPTVPAETQPAQTQPAETQPAGPASDSQGPAGEAVSPVSPAPDGAAQSPAAPPSDPVSPAA